A stretch of Crossiella cryophila DNA encodes these proteins:
- a CDS encoding 8-amino-7-oxononanoate synthase: protein MTSTTPDVFAWLDTRSQARSRAGLTRSLRPRAADAAALDLASNDYLGLTRDPRVTEAAAAAARRWGAGATGSRLVTGSTELHAELEHELAEHCGAEAALVFSSGFLANLGALTALSGPGTLIVTDAHNHASLIDGCRLSRAEAAEAGHRDPAAVARLLAERVKKRALVVTDSVFSVDGDLAPLPELADACRAHGAALIVDDAHGLGVLGEGGQGGVHAAGLAGAADVVVTTTLSKSLGSQGGAVLGSRRVIAHLVDTARGFIFDTGLAPACVGGALAALRVLRAEPELAGRARGVARELAGRLGAAGFAVSSPSAAVVSVRAPSPAEAVEWAGRCRADGVAVGCFRPPSVPDQVSRLRLTARADLAAADLGRAVEVITRNAPAAARRER from the coding sequence GTGACCTCGACCACCCCGGACGTCTTCGCCTGGCTGGACACCCGCTCCCAGGCCCGCTCCCGGGCGGGCCTGACCCGCTCGCTGCGGCCGCGGGCCGCCGACGCCGCCGCGCTGGACCTGGCCTCCAACGACTACCTCGGCCTGACCCGCGATCCGCGGGTCACCGAGGCCGCCGCGGCCGCGGCCCGCCGCTGGGGTGCGGGGGCGACGGGATCGCGGCTGGTCACCGGGTCGACGGAGTTGCACGCGGAGCTGGAGCACGAGCTGGCCGAGCACTGCGGCGCGGAGGCGGCACTGGTCTTCTCCTCCGGGTTCCTGGCCAACCTGGGCGCGCTCACCGCGTTGTCCGGGCCGGGCACGCTGATCGTCACCGACGCGCACAACCACGCCTCGCTGATCGACGGCTGCCGGTTGTCCCGCGCCGAGGCGGCCGAGGCCGGGCACCGCGATCCGGCCGCGGTGGCCAGGCTGCTGGCCGAACGCGTGAAGAAGCGTGCCCTGGTGGTGACCGATTCGGTGTTCTCGGTGGACGGCGACCTCGCGCCGCTGCCCGAGCTGGCCGATGCCTGCCGGGCGCACGGCGCGGCGCTGATCGTGGACGACGCGCACGGGCTCGGCGTGCTCGGCGAGGGCGGGCAGGGCGGAGTGCACGCGGCCGGGCTGGCCGGGGCGGCCGACGTCGTGGTGACCACCACGCTGTCCAAATCGCTGGGCAGCCAGGGCGGGGCGGTGCTCGGGTCGCGGCGGGTGATCGCGCACCTGGTGGACACCGCGCGCGGGTTCATCTTCGACACCGGGCTGGCCCCCGCCTGCGTGGGTGGGGCGCTGGCCGCGTTGCGGGTGCTGCGGGCCGAGCCGGAGCTGGCCGGGCGGGCGCGAGGGGTGGCGCGGGAGCTGGCGGGGCGGCTGGGCGCGGCCGGGTTCGCGGTGAGTTCGCCGAGTGCGGCGGTGGTGTCGGTGCGCGCGCCCTCGCCTGCCGAGGCGGTGGAGTGGGCGGGCCGGTGCCGGGCGGACGGGGTCGCGGTGGGCTGTTTCCGGCCGCCGTCGGTGCCGGATCAGGTGTCGCGGCTGCGGCTGACCGCGCGGGCGGATCTGGCTGCCGCGGATCTTGGCCGGGCGGTGGAGGTCATCACGCGCAACGCCCCGGCGGCCGCGCGACGGGAGCGCTGA
- a CDS encoding M48 family metallopeptidase, producing MADDAAQVPVATGRTRFPQISPRAYEHPADRGALATARAVPGFPAVLKAIYGAIPERSERLLALATSIKVSETQYPELHRLRVECATALDLEQVPDLFITRDPHPNSYAMGMDEPFIVITTGLVELLDEEGLRFVLGHEMGHILSGHVLYYTILRRLIGLAAGMSWMPVGYWGLRAIILALQDWHRRSQLSADRAGLLCVQDPAVALRVHMILSGVTDPSKIDTAEYLKQAADYDGVEDVRDSVLKLIHLDGLTHPLPVVRAADLQQWAAGEQYRDILAGEYPRREDDSTTSNWKDDVKGAAKSYKEAITSSADPLAKVLSEVGSLVSDTAGKVWNSFTGGNRGGGDSSGGSGPDKGSGPSAN from the coding sequence ATGGCGGACGACGCGGCCCAGGTGCCTGTGGCGACGGGGCGCACCCGGTTCCCACAGATCAGCCCGCGGGCCTACGAACACCCGGCCGATCGGGGCGCCCTGGCCACCGCACGCGCGGTGCCCGGCTTCCCCGCGGTCCTCAAGGCGATCTACGGCGCCATTCCGGAGCGCAGCGAGCGCCTGCTCGCCCTGGCGACCTCGATCAAGGTCTCCGAGACCCAGTACCCGGAGCTGCACCGGCTCCGGGTGGAATGCGCCACCGCGCTCGACCTCGAGCAGGTGCCCGACCTCTTCATCACGCGCGACCCGCACCCGAACAGCTACGCGATGGGGATGGACGAGCCGTTCATCGTCATCACCACCGGGCTGGTCGAGCTGCTCGACGAGGAAGGGCTCCGGTTCGTCCTCGGCCACGAGATGGGCCACATCCTGTCCGGGCACGTCCTGTACTACACGATCCTGCGCCGCCTGATCGGCCTGGCCGCCGGCATGTCCTGGATGCCGGTCGGCTACTGGGGCCTGCGCGCGATCATCCTCGCGCTGCAGGACTGGCACCGCCGCTCCCAGCTCTCCGCCGACCGCGCGGGCCTGCTGTGCGTGCAGGACCCGGCCGTGGCGCTGCGGGTGCACATGATCCTGTCCGGCGTGACCGATCCCTCCAAGATCGACACCGCCGAGTACCTCAAGCAGGCCGCCGACTACGACGGCGTCGAGGACGTGCGCGACAGCGTGCTCAAGCTCATCCACCTGGACGGGCTCACCCACCCGCTGCCCGTGGTGCGCGCGGCCGACCTGCAGCAGTGGGCGGCCGGCGAGCAGTACCGCGACATCCTGGCCGGGGAGTACCCGCGCCGGGAGGACGACAGCACCACCTCGAACTGGAAGGACGACGTCAAGGGCGCGGCCAAGTCCTACAAGGAGGCCATCACCTCCTCGGCGGACCCGCTGGCCAAGGTGCTCAGCGAGGTCGGCAGCCTGGTCTCGGACACCGCCGGCAAGGTGTGGAACTCCTTCACCGGCGGCAACCGCGGCGGTGGCGACAGCTCCGGCGGCAGTGGCCCGGACAAGGGCTCCGGCCCCTCGGCCAACTGA
- a CDS encoding S1 family peptidase, protein MWSGTRSQLSGFRRHATLGAALAAVLLTLAAPAPALAEPPAPPDSRVVGGIRASILEFPWTVAITKSDGSPLCGGTLVAPAMVLTAAHCAIGRQPKDLLVIAGREDLLTLGGEIRALTGIWIHPFYTDVRAGDDVAVLRLALPLARPTLPLATPADTLLYGPGSYTLALGWGRTAEGGFPSRYLLKAALPIVGDPLCQAVLAGFEASSMLCAGYANGGVDTCQGDSGGPLIAGGKLIGVTSWGIGCARPYQPGVYVRVSTYQPLLDLVLRS, encoded by the coding sequence ATGTGGTCTGGCACGCGTTCACAGCTCAGTGGGTTCCGCCGGCACGCGACCCTCGGCGCCGCGCTCGCCGCGGTCCTGCTCACCCTGGCCGCCCCGGCCCCCGCGCTGGCCGAACCACCCGCGCCACCGGACTCGCGCGTCGTCGGCGGCATCCGCGCCTCGATCCTGGAGTTCCCCTGGACGGTCGCGATCACCAAGTCCGACGGCTCGCCGCTCTGTGGCGGCACCCTGGTCGCCCCGGCCATGGTGCTCACCGCCGCGCACTGCGCGATCGGCAGGCAGCCGAAGGATCTCCTGGTCATCGCCGGCCGCGAGGACCTGCTCACCCTGGGCGGGGAGATCCGTGCGCTCACCGGGATCTGGATCCACCCGTTCTACACCGACGTCCGCGCCGGTGACGACGTCGCCGTGCTCCGCCTCGCGCTGCCGCTGGCCCGGCCGACCCTGCCGCTGGCCACCCCGGCGGACACCCTGCTCTACGGCCCCGGCTCCTACACCCTCGCACTCGGCTGGGGCCGTACCGCCGAGGGCGGTTTCCCGTCCCGCTACCTGCTCAAGGCCGCGCTGCCGATCGTCGGCGACCCGCTCTGCCAGGCGGTGCTGGCCGGGTTCGAGGCGAGTTCGATGCTGTGCGCCGGGTACGCCAACGGCGGTGTGGACACCTGCCAGGGCGACTCGGGCGGGCCACTGATCGCCGGCGGCAAACTCATCGGCGTGACCTCCTGGGGCATCGGCTGCGCGCGGCCGTACCAGCCAGGGGTGTACGTGCGGGTCAGCACGTACCAGCCGCTGCTGGACCTGGTGCTCAGGTCCTAG
- a CDS encoding M15 family metallopeptidase, with product MGSRSWIGPVVALVLAATLTACQGAAAPVATSSAEPPVTFRFEQPGTPPPSGPPPTSEVRTAPPAPPVWTVGARPLPRRPDGFGQVLPTPPELAQRRLPSADRLPPPRDGHFAATVGPVPSDVLARSTWQPACPVGVDGLRYLTLSFWGFDDRPHTGELIVASGVAENVRRVFERLYAARFPIEEMRVTNKPELDAAPTGDGNNTNGFVCRPARGQTRWSAHAKGLAVDVNPFNNPYLRGDLVLPELASAYVDRRQRKPGMIHPGDPVVQAFTAIGWTWGGTWRSPKDLMHFSSTGD from the coding sequence GTGGGGAGCAGAAGCTGGATCGGACCGGTGGTGGCACTCGTGCTCGCGGCGACGCTGACCGCCTGCCAGGGCGCGGCGGCCCCGGTGGCCACGAGCAGCGCCGAGCCGCCGGTGACCTTCCGGTTCGAGCAGCCGGGCACGCCACCGCCGAGCGGTCCGCCGCCGACCAGCGAGGTGCGCACCGCTCCCCCGGCGCCGCCGGTGTGGACGGTCGGCGCCCGGCCGTTGCCACGGCGGCCGGACGGTTTCGGGCAGGTGCTGCCGACCCCGCCGGAGCTGGCCCAGCGCCGGTTGCCGAGCGCGGACCGGCTGCCGCCGCCGCGGGACGGGCACTTCGCCGCCACCGTGGGCCCGGTGCCCTCGGACGTGCTGGCGCGCAGCACCTGGCAACCGGCCTGCCCGGTCGGCGTGGACGGGCTGCGCTACCTGACGCTGTCCTTCTGGGGTTTCGACGACCGGCCGCACACCGGCGAGCTGATCGTGGCCAGTGGCGTGGCGGAGAACGTGCGCAGGGTGTTCGAGCGGCTGTACGCGGCGCGCTTCCCGATCGAGGAGATGCGGGTGACGAACAAGCCCGAACTGGACGCCGCGCCGACCGGGGACGGCAACAACACCAACGGTTTCGTCTGCCGCCCGGCCCGCGGCCAGACCAGGTGGTCGGCGCACGCCAAGGGACTGGCGGTGGATGTGAACCCGTTCAACAACCCGTACCTGCGCGGGGATCTGGTGCTGCCGGAGCTGGCCTCGGCGTATGTGGACCGGCGGCAGCGCAAGCCCGGCATGATCCACCCTGGCGACCCGGTGGTGCAGGCGTTCACCGCGATCGGCTGGACCTGGGGTGGCACCTGGCGTTCCCCCAAGGACCTGATGCACTTCTCCTCGACCGGCGACTGA
- a CDS encoding S1 family peptidase, with translation MTNTESPRNRWWLLAPAAALVLLGGLVYSVLTPAAGPAAQAEDVRPLSARIVGGTTTASENHPWAVYLVGRAGNQYCGGTLVSPTKVLTAAHCVVNRAPADVRVVAGRTDTQSRTTGEVLAVNRIWTHEKFESVFNGDDVGVLTLAAPVSYPTLPLAEFGDPRYRPGTKATVVGWGATRESGPTSRYLVQAQVPVLPDAKCQAPYRTYTPAKMFCAGYEEGGIDACQGDSGGPLVAEGRLIGITSWGEGCAQKGKPGVYTKIGNYLDKINAQLGARRATR, from the coding sequence ATGACGAACACCGAATCGCCGCGCAACCGGTGGTGGCTGCTGGCGCCCGCGGCGGCGCTGGTGCTCCTCGGTGGACTGGTCTACTCGGTGCTCACCCCGGCGGCCGGGCCCGCCGCCCAGGCCGAGGACGTCCGGCCGCTCTCGGCCCGGATCGTCGGCGGCACCACCACGGCCAGCGAGAACCACCCGTGGGCGGTCTACCTGGTCGGCCGCGCGGGCAACCAGTACTGCGGCGGCACCCTGGTCAGTCCGACCAAGGTGCTCACCGCCGCGCACTGCGTGGTCAACCGCGCCCCGGCCGACGTGCGGGTGGTCGCGGGCCGCACCGACACGCAGAGCCGCACCACCGGCGAGGTGCTGGCGGTCAACCGGATCTGGACGCACGAGAAGTTCGAGTCGGTGTTCAACGGCGACGACGTCGGCGTGCTCACCCTGGCCGCGCCGGTCTCCTACCCGACCCTGCCGCTGGCCGAGTTCGGCGACCCGCGCTACCGGCCGGGCACCAAGGCCACCGTGGTCGGCTGGGGCGCCACCCGCGAGTCCGGGCCGACCTCGCGCTACCTGGTGCAGGCGCAGGTGCCGGTGCTGCCGGACGCCAAGTGCCAGGCGCCCTACCGCACCTACACCCCGGCCAAGATGTTCTGCGCCGGGTACGAGGAGGGCGGCATCGACGCCTGCCAGGGCGATTCGGGTGGTCCGCTGGTGGCCGAGGGGCGGCTGATCGGCATCACGTCCTGGGGTGAGGGCTGCGCGCAGAAGGGCAAGCCCGGCGTGTACACCAAGATCGGCAACTACCTGGACAAGATCAACGCTCAGCTCGGCGCCCGCCGCGCCACCCGCTGA
- a CDS encoding LysE family translocator: MSLDLTQLPAFLLACAVVVLTPGVDAFLLLRTSLRQGVRSGLLTLAGIHSAALVHVALVVSGLGLLISHSPGVLTALRWLGAAYLGYLAFSIARGLWLARGELRTATAGEREDERAGNGPFLRGFLCNITNPKMLLFCLAFLPQFIGAAGNPVLQLGVLAGVFMVLAFAWELAIVLAASRLQERLARPVVLNGLDAFCAVAFLSMSVGLVLGS, encoded by the coding sequence ATGTCTCTGGACCTGACCCAACTGCCCGCGTTCCTGCTCGCCTGTGCCGTCGTGGTGCTCACACCGGGGGTGGACGCGTTCCTGTTGCTGCGCACCTCGCTGCGGCAGGGCGTGCGCTCCGGGCTGCTCACCCTGGCCGGCATCCACTCCGCCGCGCTGGTGCACGTCGCGCTGGTGGTCTCCGGGCTCGGCCTGCTGATCAGCCACTCGCCGGGCGTGCTCACCGCGCTGCGCTGGCTGGGCGCGGCCTACCTCGGCTACCTGGCCTTCTCCATCGCGCGCGGGCTGTGGCTGGCCCGTGGCGAACTGCGCACCGCGACCGCGGGCGAGCGGGAGGACGAGCGGGCGGGCAACGGCCCGTTCCTGCGCGGGTTCCTGTGCAACATCACCAACCCGAAGATGCTGCTGTTCTGCCTGGCCTTCCTGCCGCAGTTCATCGGAGCCGCCGGCAACCCGGTGCTCCAGCTCGGCGTGCTGGCCGGGGTGTTCATGGTGCTGGCCTTCGCCTGGGAGCTGGCGATCGTGCTGGCGGCGAGCCGGTTGCAGGAACGGCTCGCGCGACCGGTGGTGCTGAACGGGCTGGACGCCTTCTGCGCGGTAGCCTTCCTGAGCATGTCGGTCGGGCTGGTGCTCGGCAGCTGA
- a CDS encoding phage holin family protein — MFFILQVVITAVALWVSTALPGIDIGPGPVSVGAKIGTLLLVGLVFGLVNAVIKPVVKLVGCVFYLLTLGLIGLVVNGLLFMLTGWFADKLDLPFQVTGFWPAFFGAIIVAFVSWVLNAVLQAREALDD; from the coding sequence GTGTTCTTCATCCTCCAGGTAGTCATCACCGCCGTGGCGCTGTGGGTGTCCACCGCGTTGCCCGGCATCGACATCGGACCAGGTCCGGTCTCGGTGGGTGCGAAGATCGGCACCCTGTTGCTGGTCGGCCTGGTCTTCGGTCTGGTCAACGCGGTCATCAAGCCGGTGGTGAAGCTGGTTGGCTGCGTGTTCTACCTGCTGACCCTCGGGCTGATCGGCCTGGTGGTCAACGGTCTGCTGTTCATGCTGACCGGCTGGTTCGCCGACAAGCTGGACCTGCCGTTCCAGGTGACCGGCTTCTGGCCGGCGTTCTTCGGCGCGATCATCGTGGCCTTCGTGAGCTGGGTGCTGAACGCGGTTCTCCAGGCACGTGAGGCGCTGGACGACTAG
- a CDS encoding S1 family peptidase yields the protein MATTLHRLVKFIGVAAAAVTLGLAPGAMASAAPPPEPSMDPLIVGGTAATTQQYPWTVALLLDGTQWCGGTLAAPNKVVTAAHCTAGKAVSRWQIVAGRTDLRTSEGHTAKVTKVWQHPGYRSVTQGDDVAVMTLDRNLNYTTLPLAKPADSGLYKAGTQARALGWGDTTGNGDYSDTLRQVVVPLTSDQTCASAYSEYKSASMVCAGFPQGGKDTCQADSGGPLVINGKLVGITSWGEGCAQAGKPGVYARVSSYYTQLSTQISS from the coding sequence TTGGCGACCACCCTGCATCGCCTGGTCAAGTTCATCGGGGTCGCGGCGGCAGCCGTGACCCTCGGCCTGGCGCCCGGCGCCATGGCCAGCGCGGCGCCGCCACCGGAGCCGAGCATGGATCCGTTGATCGTCGGCGGCACCGCGGCGACCACCCAGCAGTACCCGTGGACCGTGGCGCTGCTGCTCGACGGCACCCAGTGGTGCGGCGGCACGCTCGCCGCGCCGAACAAGGTCGTCACCGCCGCGCACTGCACGGCGGGCAAGGCCGTCTCGCGCTGGCAGATCGTGGCCGGCCGCACCGACCTGCGCACCAGCGAGGGCCACACGGCCAAGGTGACCAAGGTGTGGCAGCACCCTGGCTACCGCAGCGTGACCCAGGGCGACGACGTCGCGGTCATGACGCTGGACCGCAACCTCAACTACACCACCCTGCCGCTGGCCAAGCCCGCGGATTCGGGGCTGTACAAGGCGGGCACCCAGGCCCGCGCGCTCGGCTGGGGCGACACCACCGGCAACGGCGACTACTCCGACACGCTCCGGCAGGTCGTCGTACCGCTGACCTCCGATCAGACCTGCGCGAGCGCGTACTCGGAGTACAAGAGCGCGTCCATGGTCTGCGCCGGCTTCCCGCAGGGCGGCAAGGACACCTGCCAGGCCGACTCCGGTGGTCCGCTGGTGATCAACGGAAAGCTGGTCGGAATCACCTCTTGGGGTGAGGGCTGCGCCCAGGCGGGCAAGCCCGGCGTGTACGCGCGGGTGTCCAGCTACTACACCCAGCTCAGCACGCAAATCAGCTCCTAA
- a CDS encoding serine hydrolase yields MTINRRRALGLGTVAAAGAMLGSTTIAAAQSEPVDDESVIPTSAALARRRIERVYRRESLRAGGTWSSFISVTDPDGTPVPAVEAEADRVVEAYSVNKIAVAAAVLDKIDRGLLTLDQRVEVTSAIVSKDGDGIFGFDGAYPSSVTLGHAMANLLTVSDNTAVRLCGLVCPAAELNEILRAKGFTHTQVKPVANPNRFFLGKTTPRETHTMLRRLVDGTLLSAASTEYVLTLLRSMSAFTDGVRLELNSAERGRVATKAGWFADGRNEAGVIFDTAGKPMVTYSLFASGEFRGDPAENLNDYSTTHPALRARVALGRKMVDAVSRITASTARTHHQPAYQPSNGG; encoded by the coding sequence ATGACCATCAACCGGAGGCGCGCGCTCGGTCTGGGGACTGTGGCAGCGGCGGGCGCCATGCTGGGTTCCACCACGATCGCGGCGGCGCAGAGCGAGCCTGTCGACGACGAGAGCGTCATCCCCACTTCCGCGGCGCTCGCGCGCAGGCGGATCGAACGGGTCTACCGGCGGGAGTCGCTGCGGGCGGGCGGCACCTGGTCCTCGTTCATCAGCGTCACCGACCCCGACGGCACCCCGGTTCCCGCGGTGGAGGCCGAGGCGGACCGCGTGGTCGAGGCGTACAGCGTCAACAAGATCGCGGTCGCCGCGGCGGTGCTGGACAAGATCGACCGCGGGCTGCTGACGCTGGACCAGCGGGTGGAGGTCACCAGCGCGATCGTCAGCAAGGACGGCGACGGCATCTTCGGCTTCGACGGCGCCTACCCGAGTTCGGTGACGCTGGGCCACGCCATGGCCAACCTGCTCACCGTCTCCGACAACACCGCGGTCCGGCTGTGCGGGCTGGTGTGCCCGGCGGCCGAGCTGAACGAGATCCTGCGCGCCAAGGGCTTCACGCACACCCAGGTCAAGCCGGTGGCCAACCCGAACCGGTTCTTCCTCGGCAAGACCACCCCGCGCGAGACGCACACGATGCTGCGCAGGCTGGTCGACGGCACGCTGCTCTCCGCGGCCTCCACCGAGTACGTGCTGACCCTGCTGCGCTCGATGTCGGCCTTCACCGACGGCGTCCGGCTGGAGCTGAACTCCGCCGAACGCGGCCGGGTGGCGACCAAGGCCGGCTGGTTCGCCGACGGGCGCAACGAGGCGGGCGTCATCTTCGACACCGCGGGCAAGCCGATGGTGACCTACTCGCTGTTCGCCTCCGGCGAGTTCCGCGGTGACCCGGCGGAGAACCTGAACGACTACAGCACCACCCACCCGGCACTGCGGGCCAGGGTCGCGCTGGGCCGCAAGATGGTCGACGCGGTCTCCCGGATCACCGCCAGCACCGCGCGCACCCACCACCAGCCCGCGTACCAGCCCAGCAACGGCGGCTGA
- a CDS encoding S1 family peptidase, whose protein sequence is MAVTLRRLGRMLGVVAAVAAVTLTSAAAVNAAPAPSASDVDPLIVGGSRATIGQHLYTVYLASGASGSGQFCGGTLVAANKVVTAAHCTKGRSPASTFVVHGREDKQSTAGTVAKVTKIWVHPSYTSATAGFDVSVLTLDRNISGPTVPLATPADTALYAAGQSALILGWGTTSSGGSASRYLLKANVPVTSDQTCKTAYPQYSNTSMVCAGLPQGGIDTCQGDSGGPMIVGGKLIGATSWGRGCAMANYPGVYARIAPYHAVLTQQITS, encoded by the coding sequence ATGGCGGTAACCCTGCGTCGCCTGGGCCGAATGCTCGGCGTCGTCGCCGCGGTCGCGGCGGTCACGCTGACCTCCGCGGCAGCTGTGAACGCCGCACCGGCCCCGTCGGCATCCGATGTCGACCCGTTGATCGTCGGCGGCTCCCGGGCCACCATCGGCCAGCACCTGTACACGGTGTACCTGGCCTCCGGCGCCTCCGGCTCCGGCCAGTTCTGCGGCGGCACCCTGGTCGCGGCGAACAAGGTCGTGACCGCGGCGCACTGCACCAAGGGCCGTTCGCCGGCCAGCACCTTCGTGGTGCACGGCCGGGAGGACAAGCAGAGCACCGCAGGCACCGTCGCCAAGGTCACCAAGATCTGGGTGCACCCCAGCTACACCAGTGCCACCGCGGGCTTCGACGTCTCGGTGCTGACCCTGGACCGCAACATCAGCGGCCCGACCGTGCCGCTGGCCACCCCGGCGGACACCGCGCTCTACGCCGCGGGCCAGAGCGCGCTGATCCTGGGCTGGGGCACCACCAGCTCCGGCGGCTCCGCCTCGCGCTACCTGCTCAAGGCGAACGTGCCGGTGACCTCGGACCAGACCTGCAAGACCGCGTACCCGCAGTACAGCAACACCTCGATGGTGTGCGCAGGCCTGCCCCAGGGCGGCATCGACACCTGCCAGGGTGACTCCGGCGGCCCGATGATCGTCGGCGGCAAGCTCATCGGCGCCACCTCCTGGGGCCGCGGCTGCGCGATGGCCAACTACCCCGGCGTCTACGCCCGGATCGCCCCCTACCACGCGGTGCTGACCCAGCAGATCACCTCCTAG
- a CDS encoding GNAT family N-acetyltransferase: protein MSTLYRATGDQLDASTLYALLRLRVDVFVVEQESPYPDLDGRDLDPVTRHLWFAEADGAPLSYLRLLIEPDGATIRVGRVVTRADVRGKGLSRELMREALTDIGDAPSVLDAQTTVTGFYASFGYRITGPEFLDGGVPHVQMSRP from the coding sequence GTGAGCACCCTGTACCGGGCCACCGGTGACCAACTGGACGCGAGCACCCTCTACGCCCTGCTGCGCCTGCGCGTGGACGTCTTCGTCGTCGAACAGGAAAGCCCCTACCCGGACCTGGACGGCCGTGACCTGGACCCGGTCACCCGGCACCTGTGGTTCGCCGAGGCCGACGGCGCGCCACTGTCCTACCTGCGCCTGCTGATCGAGCCCGACGGCGCGACCATCCGGGTCGGCCGCGTGGTCACCAGGGCCGACGTGCGCGGCAAGGGCCTGTCCCGCGAACTGATGCGCGAGGCGCTGACCGATATCGGCGATGCCCCGTCCGTGCTGGACGCGCAGACCACGGTGACCGGCTTCTACGCGAGCTTCGGCTACCGGATCACCGGCCCGGAGTTCCTGGACGGCGGCGTCCCGCACGTCCAGATGTCCCGCCCCTGA